The Nocardia arthritidis genome has a window encoding:
- a CDS encoding phosphocholine-specific phospholipase C produces MAYRFGRIKRRTALGGLFAAAGVAGLGLRAQRAGAAPRRGSLDDVRHVVILMQENRSFDHYYGTMAGARGFGDPTALRLLPGGADPASQAVAEGVAAASNGRQPGTGVSGLPTGSSGSVRGDVFAQPDSLGAGYLLPFHLDTTRFDAQDAGDLPHDWNTTHQAWADGAYHSWIAAKSEMTMGYFTEADIPFHRALAQAFTLCDNYFCSIQGPTTPNRLYHWTGTIDPGGTLGGPATFNPADYKPVYRWTTYPERLQQAGISWQVFANDRAGDTDAIFLGDYGDNPLWLFQAYHDALASTDPAVRQLAERANVTGTWKPADGADGKNVDYVLEQFISACATNTLPQVSWVVAPMGYTEHPAARPVDGAVYVQRMLKALWDNPKLWESTVVLINYDENDGLFDHLVPPTPPPGTPGEFLPANQPGGGTELPQLAASGVTELVGKTGSAELRPAWGRPTPIGLGPRVPLLVISPWSRGGWVNSQVFDHTSVLRFLEAWTGVREPNISDWRRAVCGDLTSCFDFRTTDTTIPLLPDTAALRAEADRTQSSLPKPVPPAPDDQEMPVPEPGTAKARPLPYQPVAWADTTAAPLSLMLANQGAAALQFQCYAYHPGVDAPVRQVLATAGGTATARIPFTDAYDVAVHGPNGFLFEAAGDNSAADLTVSAAVGGTASNPNFTVTMRNSGQKPIDITIAGVSVTVAPGDAADHTVADTDGWYDVTLTLPARPNWRRRFTGHLENGRPSRTG; encoded by the coding sequence ATGGCGTACAGATTTGGCAGGATCAAACGGCGTACCGCACTCGGCGGGCTGTTCGCCGCCGCGGGTGTGGCCGGACTCGGCCTGCGCGCGCAGCGGGCCGGTGCGGCGCCGCGGCGCGGCAGCCTCGACGACGTGCGACATGTCGTGATCCTGATGCAGGAGAACCGTTCGTTCGATCACTACTACGGGACCATGGCCGGCGCCAGGGGTTTCGGGGACCCGACCGCGCTGCGGTTGCTGCCCGGCGGCGCCGATCCGGCGAGTCAGGCGGTGGCCGAGGGCGTCGCGGCCGCGTCCAACGGCAGGCAGCCGGGCACCGGCGTCAGCGGATTGCCGACGGGCAGTAGCGGTTCGGTGCGCGGCGACGTGTTCGCGCAGCCGGACTCGCTCGGCGCGGGCTATCTGCTGCCGTTCCATCTGGACACCACACGCTTCGACGCCCAGGACGCGGGCGATCTCCCGCACGACTGGAACACCACCCATCAGGCGTGGGCCGACGGCGCGTACCACTCGTGGATCGCGGCCAAGTCGGAGATGACGATGGGTTATTTCACCGAGGCCGATATCCCGTTCCATCGTGCGCTCGCCCAAGCGTTCACGTTGTGCGACAACTATTTCTGTTCGATCCAGGGCCCGACGACGCCGAACCGGTTGTACCACTGGACCGGAACGATCGATCCCGGCGGAACCCTCGGCGGCCCGGCGACTTTCAACCCGGCCGACTACAAGCCCGTGTACCGGTGGACGACCTATCCGGAGCGGTTGCAGCAGGCCGGCATCTCCTGGCAGGTGTTCGCCAACGACCGCGCGGGCGATACCGACGCGATATTCCTCGGCGACTACGGCGACAATCCGCTGTGGCTGTTCCAGGCCTATCACGACGCGCTGGCCTCGACTGATCCGGCGGTGCGCCAGCTGGCCGAGCGCGCAAACGTCACCGGTACCTGGAAACCGGCCGACGGCGCCGACGGCAAAAATGTGGATTACGTTCTGGAACAGTTCATTTCGGCGTGCGCCACGAATACGCTGCCGCAGGTGTCGTGGGTGGTCGCGCCGATGGGATACACCGAGCATCCGGCGGCTCGTCCGGTGGACGGCGCGGTATATGTGCAGCGGATGCTGAAAGCGTTGTGGGACAACCCGAAACTGTGGGAGTCGACCGTCGTACTGATCAACTACGACGAAAACGACGGTCTGTTCGACCATCTCGTCCCACCGACGCCGCCGCCCGGCACACCGGGTGAATTCCTGCCCGCCAACCAACCCGGCGGCGGCACCGAGCTGCCGCAGCTGGCGGCAAGCGGGGTAACGGAATTGGTCGGCAAAACCGGTTCCGCCGAATTGAGACCGGCGTGGGGTCGGCCGACGCCGATCGGACTCGGCCCGCGGGTTCCGCTGCTGGTGATCTCCCCGTGGAGCCGGGGCGGCTGGGTGAATTCCCAAGTGTTCGACCACACTTCGGTGCTGCGCTTCCTCGAGGCGTGGACCGGCGTGCGCGAACCCAATATCTCGGATTGGCGCCGCGCCGTCTGCGGCGACCTGACCAGCTGCTTCGACTTCCGCACCACCGACACCACCATTCCGCTGCTGCCCGATACGGCCGCGCTGCGCGCGGAGGCGGATCGAACCCAGTCGTCGCTGCCCAAACCGGTGCCGCCCGCGCCGGACGACCAGGAGATGCCGGTACCCGAGCCGGGTACCGCCAAGGCCCGCCCGCTGCCGTATCAGCCGGTGGCGTGGGCCGACACCACCGCCGCCCCGCTCAGCCTGATGCTTGCCAACCAGGGTGCGGCGGCGCTCCAATTCCAGTGCTACGCATACCATCCCGGCGTCGACGCACCGGTCCGCCAGGTGCTGGCCACCGCGGGCGGTACCGCGACCGCGCGCATCCCGTTCACCGACGCGTACGACGTCGCGGTGCACGGCCCGAACGGATTCCTGTTCGAGGCCGCGGGAGATAATTCGGCGGCGGACCTCACCGTATCCGCGGCCGTCGGCGGAACCGCATCGAACCCGAATTTCACTGTGACGATGCGTAATTCGGGCCAGAAGCCGATCGATATCACGATCGCGGGCGTCAGTGTGACCGTCGCACCGGGCGACGCCGCCGACCACACCGTCGCCGATACCGACGGCTGGTACGACGTCACCCTGACATTGCCCGCCCGCCCCAACTGGCGTCGCCGCTTCACCGGCCACTTGGAGAACGGCCGCCCCAGCCGCACTGGCTGA
- a CDS encoding cupin domain-containing protein produces the protein MTLSSTTQSIIDRLELAPLPVCNGYFRETWRDDHSTVIYWLMPATHRAGLHSAEYPEVYTYHAGTPLRFTLLYPNGELTEALLGPDPAAGHHPHLIVPPGVWQAADPTGEYTLASVVVAPPFRPDIVRTADAAELTRLHPRHAAAIRALS, from the coding sequence ATGACCCTCAGCTCGACCACACAGTCGATCATCGATCGCCTGGAGCTCGCTCCGCTGCCCGTCTGCAACGGCTATTTCCGGGAGACCTGGCGCGACGACCATTCGACCGTCATCTACTGGCTCATGCCCGCCACCCATCGCGCGGGTCTGCACAGCGCCGAATATCCGGAGGTGTACACCTATCACGCGGGCACACCACTGCGTTTCACGCTGCTGTATCCGAACGGGGAACTGACCGAGGCCCTGCTCGGCCCCGATCCGGCCGCAGGCCATCACCCACATCTGATCGTCCCACCTGGTGTTTGGCAGGCCGCCGACCCGACGGGCGAATACACCCTCGCCAGCGTCGTCGTCGCGCCGCCGTTCCGCCCGGATATCGTCCGCACCGCCGACGCCGCCGAGCTGACGCGGCTGCATCCGCGGCACGCTGCCGCGATCCGGGCGCTGAGTTGA
- a CDS encoding class IV adenylate cyclase produces the protein MIEAEFKAKLTDPGAVRARLEQRARPEQATYRDTYFDTANHALAQADRELRLRTVITGNETRELLTFKDAAVDAATGSKPEFEVMVGEREPMARIIAGLGYEPAIELTKRCENFRFVAAGRELLASLVTVPEIDGVFLELETHAAEQDLRAALDDLRTVLSELGVSEDQLTTELYTDAVARHR, from the coding sequence GTGATCGAAGCGGAATTCAAGGCGAAGCTCACCGATCCCGGTGCGGTTCGCGCAAGATTGGAGCAGCGAGCGCGCCCCGAACAGGCGACCTATCGGGACACCTATTTCGATACCGCGAATCACGCACTCGCACAAGCGGATCGCGAACTCCGACTGCGAACTGTCATCACGGGGAACGAAACCCGCGAACTGCTGACGTTCAAGGACGCCGCCGTCGACGCGGCGACCGGTTCCAAACCCGAATTCGAGGTCATGGTCGGCGAGCGCGAACCGATGGCGCGGATCATCGCCGGGCTCGGCTACGAACCGGCGATCGAGTTGACGAAGCGGTGCGAGAACTTCCGGTTCGTGGCGGCCGGGCGCGAATTACTCGCATCGCTCGTCACGGTTCCCGAAATCGACGGTGTATTCCTCGAATTGGAGACGCACGCCGCCGAACAGGACCTCCGGGCGGCGCTCGACGATCTGCGGACCGTGCTGTCCGAACTGGGTGTGTCCGAGGATCAGTTGACCACCGAGCTTTACACCGATGCCGTGGCCCGGCATCGATAA
- a CDS encoding class I SAM-dependent methyltransferase, whose translation MTTSKYPRRHRFSEHLEFIAEAILDSRATGAVAPSGRALARLLTEPVRAEQDRPLRILEVGAGTGAVTRVLLPLLRADSELDIVEANPRFAELLRELADAAGPRVRLHQTLVEQLETSQRYDVIVSGLPFTNFEPHQVDSIMGRYFELLRPGGVLTYFAYRGTATARGLLSSRSEALRHRRVEAVLDGYRRRYALGCRTAWLNLPPARVHRLCRPVHADIPVGTSARTER comes from the coding sequence GTGACTACCTCGAAATATCCACGCAGGCACCGCTTTTCCGAACATCTGGAATTCATCGCCGAGGCGATCCTCGACTCGCGCGCCACCGGTGCGGTCGCGCCGAGCGGCCGGGCGCTCGCCCGATTGCTGACCGAACCCGTACGGGCCGAACAGGATCGTCCGCTGCGCATACTCGAGGTGGGCGCCGGCACCGGCGCGGTGACTCGCGTACTGCTCCCGCTGCTGCGCGCCGACAGCGAGCTCGATATCGTCGAGGCCAATCCGCGGTTCGCCGAACTGTTGCGCGAACTCGCCGACGCGGCGGGTCCTCGGGTGCGGCTGCATCAGACTCTGGTGGAGCAACTGGAAACCAGCCAACGCTACGATGTGATCGTCTCTGGTCTGCCGTTCACCAATTTCGAACCGCACCAGGTGGATTCGATTATGGGCCGCTATTTCGAGCTGCTCCGGCCCGGCGGCGTGCTCACCTACTTCGCCTATCGCGGCACCGCGACGGCCCGCGGCCTGCTGTCCAGCCGGAGCGAGGCGCTGCGTCATCGCCGCGTCGAGGCGGTGCTCGACGGATATCGGCGGCGCTACGCGCTCGGATGCCGCACCGCGTGGTTGAATCTGCCGCCCGCCCGGGTGCACCGGTTGTGCCGTCCGGTGCACGCGGATATTCCGGTCGGCACCTCGGCCCGCACCGAGCGGTGA
- a CDS encoding sensor histidine kinase: MSWNDSAIWARFGRAVLVVTVTAVAVHNGAINAQGGYLTPFTAAAVLCGIALLLRRPWWLPLTATLATAAFWGVPMLPPLLVALYDATSAGRLLAALIGAGLTLAANSLWRPDHSLWAIQQYGATLFLLVAVATGLLVNDRRRRVAALAAEVDHLRVERELREHAARSAERSAVAEEMHDVLAHRLSLIALHTGALLTRRDDLPEPVGERLALLRTTATEALADLRDVLGALHDDETPAKPPAPTLRAVADLVDEGRAAGQRIELHVDGEPERVPATHRLAVARLVQEAMTNVRKHAPEATAAVRITYGPPTTVVEVSNSASARPATTVPSGYGLIGLRARVAALGGELQAGPTDSAAWLLSARIPHPDIA, encoded by the coding sequence ATGAGCTGGAACGACAGCGCAATCTGGGCTCGGTTTGGCCGCGCCGTGCTCGTTGTCACGGTGACGGCGGTCGCCGTGCACAACGGCGCCATCAACGCGCAGGGCGGCTACCTGACGCCGTTCACGGCGGCGGCCGTGCTGTGCGGTATCGCGCTGCTGTTGCGGCGACCGTGGTGGCTGCCGCTCACCGCCACCCTCGCCACGGCGGCCTTCTGGGGCGTGCCGATGCTGCCGCCGCTGCTGGTCGCCCTGTACGACGCGACATCCGCGGGCAGGCTACTCGCGGCGCTCATCGGCGCAGGACTCACGCTCGCGGCCAATTCGCTGTGGCGGCCCGACCATTCGCTGTGGGCGATCCAGCAGTACGGCGCGACGCTCTTCCTGCTGGTCGCCGTGGCGACCGGACTCCTGGTGAACGACCGGCGCCGCCGCGTCGCCGCGCTGGCCGCCGAGGTCGACCATCTGCGCGTCGAACGCGAGCTGCGGGAACATGCGGCGCGCAGCGCGGAACGATCGGCCGTGGCCGAGGAGATGCACGATGTGCTCGCCCACCGGCTCAGCCTGATCGCCCTGCACACCGGCGCGCTGCTGACCAGGCGCGACGATCTGCCCGAACCGGTCGGCGAGCGGCTCGCGCTGCTGCGCACCACCGCCACCGAGGCGCTCGCCGACCTGCGCGACGTGCTCGGCGCATTGCACGACGACGAAACTCCCGCCAAACCACCGGCACCGACGCTGCGCGCGGTGGCCGACCTGGTCGACGAGGGACGCGCGGCGGGACAGCGAATCGAATTGCACGTCGACGGCGAACCGGAGCGGGTGCCCGCCACCCATCGCCTCGCCGTCGCGCGGCTCGTGCAGGAGGCGATGACCAACGTCCGCAAACATGCGCCGGAGGCCACCGCCGCGGTCCGCATCACCTACGGCCCGCCGACTACCGTTGTCGAGGTGAGCAACAGCGCGAGCGCCCGCCCAGCGACAACAGTGCCATCGGGTTACGGCCTGATCGGCCTGCGCGCGCGGGTCGCCGCACTCGGCGGCGAATTACAGGCCGGGCCGACGGATTCGGCCGCATGGCTGCTCAGCGCCCGGATACCGCACCCGGATATCGCATGA
- a CDS encoding response regulator, producing the protein MAAQRPDTAPGYRMIRAMIVDDDALVRLGLTDLLAADPRIEVVAEAADGLAAVERAAAQRVDVALVDVRMPRMDGITAIGRLRALPTPPRIITLTTFDLDEYVYDALAAGADGFLLKDTDPAEILRAVHLVADGSAMLHPAAARRVIDRFHRTDQPRTAAARSRIAALTPRERDVLTLLGAGATNAEIATDLRMRESTVKAHVSRILLGLEVTNRVQAALLARDAGLTN; encoded by the coding sequence ATGGCTGCTCAGCGCCCGGATACCGCACCCGGATATCGCATGATTCGCGCCATGATCGTCGACGACGACGCGCTCGTCCGGCTGGGCCTCACCGATCTGCTGGCCGCGGACCCGCGGATCGAGGTCGTCGCGGAGGCCGCCGACGGGCTCGCCGCCGTGGAACGGGCCGCCGCACAGCGCGTCGACGTCGCACTGGTCGATGTCCGCATGCCGCGGATGGACGGCATCACCGCGATCGGACGCCTGCGCGCACTGCCCACGCCGCCCCGGATCATCACCCTCACCACCTTCGACCTCGACGAATACGTCTACGACGCACTCGCCGCCGGTGCCGACGGCTTCCTACTCAAAGACACCGATCCCGCCGAAATCCTGCGCGCCGTCCACCTCGTCGCCGACGGATCCGCCATGCTGCATCCGGCCGCCGCGCGCCGGGTGATCGACCGATTCCACCGCACCGACCAACCCAGAACCGCGGCGGCCCGTTCCCGGATCGCGGCCCTCACCCCGCGCGAACGAGATGTCCTGACCCTGCTCGGCGCCGGTGCCACCAACGCCGAGATCGCCACCGATTTGCGCATGCGCGAGAGCACGGTGAAGGCGCACGTCAGCCGAATCCTGCTCGGGCTGGAGGTGACCAACCGGGTGCAGGCCGCGTTACTCGCCCGGGATGCGGGTCTTACGAACTGA
- a CDS encoding maleylpyruvate isomerase family mycothiol-dependent enzyme — protein MFPLERQALSELLRSLDAADWAKPTACPGWDVHDVTAHIVNDHLRRISGARDGYSGAVFEQGDTLPTYLARVNGEFVRAMRQCSPQVLIDLLDHLGPQLDFIWAATDLAGPAHLDVSWAGPGSSPAWLDIAREYTEFWVHHQQIRDAVSRPGADDVLMMRPVLITFLHALPFALRDRVRPAGTVVRFEVTGPAGGQWTAVSDGAGWDLGSTPAPRPAASVRMDQDTLWRLASRGLTVDEARRRTERDGDPELSDAAMTLLAVVA, from the coding sequence TTGTTTCCACTTGAACGGCAGGCGTTATCGGAGCTCCTGCGGTCGCTGGACGCGGCCGACTGGGCGAAGCCGACCGCATGTCCCGGCTGGGATGTCCACGATGTGACGGCGCATATCGTCAACGACCATCTGCGTCGAATCTCGGGCGCCCGGGACGGATACAGCGGCGCGGTATTCGAGCAGGGCGACACCTTGCCGACCTATCTGGCACGGGTGAACGGCGAGTTCGTCCGTGCGATGCGACAGTGCAGTCCGCAGGTGTTGATCGATCTGCTGGACCATCTGGGTCCTCAGCTGGACTTCATCTGGGCGGCAACGGATCTCGCGGGCCCCGCGCATCTCGACGTATCGTGGGCGGGCCCGGGAAGCAGTCCGGCGTGGCTCGATATCGCTCGTGAGTACACCGAATTCTGGGTGCATCACCAGCAGATCCGCGATGCGGTGTCGCGTCCGGGCGCCGACGACGTGCTGATGATGCGTCCGGTGCTCATCACATTCCTGCATGCCCTGCCGTTCGCGCTGCGCGATCGAGTTCGCCCGGCGGGGACCGTGGTGCGGTTCGAGGTGACCGGTCCGGCAGGCGGCCAATGGACGGCCGTATCCGATGGCGCCGGTTGGGATCTCGGCTCGACACCGGCGCCTCGGCCCGCCGCGTCGGTGCGGATGGACCAGGACACGCTCTGGCGGCTGGCCAGCCGCGGGCTCACCGTCGATGAGGCGCGTCGGCGCACCGAGCGGGATGGCGACCCCGAATTGTCCGACGCGGCAATGACATTGCTGGCCGTGGTCGCCTGA
- a CDS encoding nuclear transport factor 2 family protein, translated as MTVSSVSPARLVLEGMYRAEAEYLAAGGPGMASFSTLAPFFAPEVVLWQADSLPYGGAWRGHEGMERFFLAMSATWERFELIEQAFLSEGDPLVVLTHVRARSRVSGRELNFPILQTITVVDGRITEVRPFYWDTAIIAEACSSSVSEDRP; from the coding sequence ATGACCGTATCTTCCGTATCCCCGGCCCGGCTTGTGCTGGAGGGCATGTATCGGGCCGAGGCCGAATATCTCGCCGCCGGCGGTCCCGGCATGGCTTCGTTCAGCACGCTTGCGCCGTTCTTCGCGCCGGAAGTTGTGTTGTGGCAGGCAGATTCGCTGCCTTACGGGGGAGCGTGGCGCGGCCATGAAGGTATGGAGCGGTTTTTTCTAGCGATGAGCGCGACCTGGGAGCGCTTCGAGCTGATCGAACAGGCATTCCTGTCCGAGGGCGACCCGCTTGTCGTGCTGACTCACGTGCGCGCTCGATCCCGCGTCAGCGGTCGTGAGCTGAATTTCCCTATCCTGCAAACGATCACCGTGGTGGACGGGAGGATCACCGAGGTCCGGCCCTTCTACTGGGATACGGCGATAATCGCCGAGGCCTGCTCGTCGTCTGTCAGCGAGGACAGGCCCTAG
- a CDS encoding DUF6585 family protein: protein MSAKVGRVQTDSNLLGQIAQAASQAGLGQHRSAHLAGPSPHRKSLRNASLGVAILVPVALVGVATRAPWAMFAAIGATIFGLALLIVALQSRPYLVADRCLRIDLYERGLVAVQRRGLRAVRYENTSVRQSITTFERTGRTEYRYRITDVTGVQLELRGNLEHPQDWGPAIQSGVADAQLPLMWSAVQAGQRVEFGPFWITLSEFGTARKSVAWNQIEEIKIYDGSVVVQVVGQLLILASAEVRDIPNLLVFRALADHLCKMHGRDDAVRA, encoded by the coding sequence ATGTCCGCGAAAGTCGGTCGGGTTCAGACGGATTCGAACCTGCTGGGACAGATTGCGCAGGCTGCGTCGCAGGCGGGGCTGGGGCAGCATCGTTCGGCGCATCTCGCTGGTCCGTCGCCGCATCGGAAGAGTTTGCGCAATGCCAGCCTGGGCGTGGCGATACTGGTGCCGGTGGCGCTGGTCGGCGTGGCGACAAGAGCCCCGTGGGCGATGTTCGCGGCAATCGGTGCGACGATATTCGGGCTGGCCTTGCTCATTGTTGCCCTACAAAGCAGGCCCTATCTTGTCGCGGATCGTTGCCTGCGGATCGATCTGTACGAGCGTGGTCTGGTGGCGGTGCAACGCAGGGGCCTGCGGGCGGTGCGTTACGAGAACACCTCGGTGCGGCAGTCGATCACCACGTTCGAACGCACCGGGCGTACCGAATACCGCTACCGAATCACCGATGTCACCGGTGTGCAGCTCGAGCTTCGCGGGAACCTCGAGCACCCGCAGGACTGGGGACCGGCGATCCAGAGCGGAGTCGCCGACGCCCAGCTGCCGCTGATGTGGTCCGCGGTGCAGGCCGGGCAGCGAGTCGAATTCGGTCCGTTCTGGATCACGTTGTCGGAATTCGGTACCGCGCGGAAGTCTGTGGCGTGGAACCAGATCGAGGAGATCAAGATCTACGATGGCTCGGTTGTCGTGCAAGTAGTGGGACAGCTGTTGATCTTGGCGTCCGCCGAGGTGCGCGACATTCCGAACCTTCTCGTCTTCCGGGCCTTGGCCGATCATTTGTGCAAGATGCATGGGCGCGACGACGCCGTGCGTGCGTAG
- a CDS encoding HNH endonuclease signature motif containing protein — protein MTPDDPAVRQRVADSLLASVDRLVDTPLTPLLDEDLIQLVRDVECVVRRLAGFGHQVLAQVSQRSIPARVGAAGVSRFLVETLNISQSEAAARAKAAEELGPRIDMAGEVHPPLLPATAAAQAEGAITAEHAQRISAVMKRVPGSVDNPEFEAVEKLLAEHARTLSPRDITVVGEKILAYLDPDGRITDDKDRARMRGITVGPQRADGMSAIRGELSPTLRALWDAFIAKYARPGLNNPDDPDSPHGACDFVDREAMVAAAIRDTRTVAQRQHDALLALLHPQTRVDALGEHRGLPVSMIMTVSVEDLERKTGVATTATGGMIPISEVLRLAEHADPYLMVFDKQGLPLHFARKRRLASAAQRMALTAALRGCTRPGCDAPASMCAVHHVTGWSAGAATDVGNLTLACDHCHALINDGPNSWKTVVLGEDSRYPGRTGWIAPPHIDPTGTPRVNHRHHPGELLARALSRIHHRNHRDLSRHGEWLKDQQPPTDSD, from the coding sequence ATGACACCGGACGATCCTGCGGTACGGCAACGAGTCGCCGACTCGTTGCTCGCGAGCGTGGATCGGCTGGTGGACACTCCGTTGACACCATTGTTGGATGAGGATCTGATCCAGTTGGTGCGGGATGTCGAGTGTGTGGTGCGGCGGTTGGCGGGGTTCGGGCATCAGGTGTTGGCGCAGGTGTCTCAGCGGTCGATTCCGGCGCGGGTGGGCGCGGCGGGCGTGTCGCGGTTTTTGGTTGAGACGCTGAATATTTCGCAGTCCGAGGCCGCGGCGCGGGCCAAAGCCGCCGAGGAGCTCGGTCCTCGAATCGATATGGCGGGTGAGGTGCATCCGCCGTTGTTGCCTGCGACGGCGGCCGCCCAGGCCGAGGGTGCGATCACGGCGGAGCATGCGCAACGGATTTCGGCGGTGATGAAGCGGGTGCCCGGGTCGGTGGACAACCCTGAGTTCGAGGCCGTCGAGAAGCTGCTCGCGGAGCACGCGCGCACGCTGAGCCCGCGCGATATCACTGTCGTCGGGGAGAAGATCTTGGCCTACCTCGATCCGGACGGCCGCATCACCGACGACAAGGATCGGGCGCGGATGCGGGGGATCACCGTGGGTCCGCAGCGTGCCGATGGTATGTCGGCGATTCGCGGTGAGCTTTCTCCGACGTTGCGGGCCTTATGGGATGCGTTCATAGCCAAATACGCGCGCCCGGGCCTGAACAACCCTGATGATCCCGATTCTCCGCATGGGGCCTGTGATTTCGTGGACCGTGAGGCCATGGTGGCGGCCGCGATCCGGGATACCCGCACCGTGGCCCAACGTCAGCATGATGCTTTGCTCGCCTTGCTGCATCCGCAAACGCGGGTTGATGCGTTGGGTGAGCACCGGGGGTTGCCGGTGTCGATGATCATGACCGTCAGCGTGGAGGATCTGGAACGCAAGACCGGTGTCGCGACGACCGCGACCGGTGGCATGATCCCGATCAGCGAAGTCCTGCGGTTGGCCGAACATGCCGACCCATACCTGATGGTGTTCGACAAACAAGGTCTGCCACTGCATTTCGCGCGCAAACGCCGTTTGGCCTCGGCTGCGCAGCGGATGGCGTTGACCGCGGCGCTGCGTGGCTGTACCCGTCCGGGGTGTGATGCACCCGCGAGTATGTGTGCGGTGCATCATGTCACGGGGTGGAGTGCGGGCGCCGCGACGGATGTGGGAAATCTGACCCTGGCCTGCGATCACTGTCATGCGCTGATCAATGATGGCCCGAACAGCTGGAAAACCGTTGTCCTTGGCGAGGATTCACGGTATCCGGGGCGGACCGGGTGGATCGCGCCGCCGCATATCGACCCCACTGGGACACCGCGAGTGAACCATCGCCACCATCCGGGTGAGCTGCTGGCGCGGGCGCTGTCTCGTATCCACCACCGCAACCACCGTGACCTGTCACGGCACGGTGAGTGGCTGAAAGACCAACAGCCACCAACTGATTCGGACTGA